One genomic window of Mercenaria mercenaria strain notata chromosome 2, MADL_Memer_1, whole genome shotgun sequence includes the following:
- the LOC123563832 gene encoding UPF0193 protein EVG1-like, with protein sequence MANYAESGGFWNAPKVQYSQQTHNLLKEMMQESKLTNFQQRHLEKQLRGGGSLPTQCNPTTSAKKKQPAAPAKPPKYLTPKNYNSKVRTKDTIEASGAYERPQYEPGPSHWYRNSGKEKQKLANIMAFGQDIDPNEERLKRRAQPVEYEEESEPDRFDELQQEIDERREFLRQMEAVGQGDKHRPLIETQISQLIREMEVIDKKRTKELEQLIAREEAKKMNK encoded by the exons ATGGCGAACTATGCAGAGTCCGGAGGATTTTGGAATGCACCAAAGGTGCAGTACAGTCAGCAGACACATAATCTGTTGAAAG AAATGATGCAAGAGTCCAAACTTACAAATTTCCAGCAGAGACATCTAGAAAAGCAGCTAAGAG GTGGGGGAAGTTTGCCAACCCAGTGCAATCCTACAACTAGTGCCAAAAAGAAACAACCAGCAGCTCCTGCAAAACCTCCAAAATACCTGACACCTAA GAACTACAACAGTAAGGTGAGGACGAAAGATACTATAGAAGCCTCGGGAGCATATGAAAGACCACAGTATGAACCTGGCCCGTCACATT GGTATAGAAATTCAGGGAAAGAAAAACAGAAACTGGCAAACATCATGGCATTTGGTCAGGACATTGATCCAAATGAAGAAAGACTGAAACGGCGGGCTCAACCAGTAGAATATGAAGAGGAATCTGAACCCGACAGATTTGATGAAC tACAACAAGAAATAGATGAAAGACGGGAGTTTTTACGACAAATGGAAGCAGTAGGACAAGGAGATAAACACAGACCACTCATAGAAACTCAAATATCTCAG CTTATCAGAGAAATGGAAGTGATAGACAAAAAGAGGACAAAGGAGCTGGAACAGTTGATAGCTAGAGAGGAAGCaaagaaaatgaacaaataa